The following nucleotide sequence is from Halobacillus mangrovi.
GCAATCATGATGTCGGCATCCCCACGCTGGATAACCTTGAAAGCATCCCCGATTGAGTTTGCTCCAGAAGAGCAAGCTGTCACGGTACAGGAATTGATCGCTTTTGCCCCGAGAGAAATAGAAACTTGTCCAGCAGCCATATCTGGAATCATCATCGGAATGAAGAATGGACTTACACGGCGATAGCCTTTTTTCTGGAAAGTTTCAAACTGGGACTCATACGTACCCATTCCGCCAATTCCAGAGCCGATCCACACCCCTGTGCGGTCTGCATTATCCTCATTAATTTCCAGACCTGCATCTTCAACCGCCATGTGGGAAGCAACCATAGCGTATTGTACAAATGGGTCCATGCGTCGTGCATCTTTACGATCTACGTACTTCGATGCGTCAAAATCCTTCAATTCAGCTGCTACGCTTACTGGATAGTCATCTTTATTCACTTTGGTAATTTCGCCAATTCCAGATTGACCGTTCTTAATATTTTTCCACATTTCTTCTACTGAATTACCGACAGGAGTTACGGCTCCCATTCCCGTAATTACGACACGTCGTTTATCCATTATTCCAAACCTCCTTGGTTACTTGCCCCATCGAAGCGCAACGGCACCCCATGTGAGCCCGCCGCCGAATCCGACAAGAACTACTAGATCGTTATCTTTTATTTTACCTGCCTTTACGTCTTCTGACAAAGCGATTGGAATGGATGCAGAAGATGTATTTCCGTAACGCTTCACCTGTGTTGACATTTTCTCTTCAGGAATGCCAAGGCGTTGTCTTGCTGCTTCCATAATTCTTATGTTTGCCTGATGAGGAACAAGGTAGTCGACATCCTGTTCACTCAACCCAATTTTCTTAACGACATTTACAGAAGACTCAGGCATTTGTCTAACTGCAAACTTAAACACTTCACGTCCGTTCATGAACAGCGTATCATCTTGATAAAGATATGGACCGCCGCTTCCATCAGACCCTAATTCGGATGATAGGATCCCTTTATCATCACTGACAGGACCAATGACTGCCGCACCTGCTCCATCACCGAAAAGTACGCATGTATTCCGGTCACTCCAATCGGTAATTTTAGATAGCTTCTCGACGCCGACCACAAGAACATTTTTATAAGCATTGGTCTTGATGAATTGTTCAGCTGTGATCACCCCGTACATAAAACCTGCACAAGCTGCACTCAAATCCATTGCTGCTACCTTCCGCGCACCTAATCGATGCTGCAGCATTGTAGCTACAGATGGGAACGGTGTATCAGGAGTTACAGTTGCGACAAGGATCATATCCAGATCTTCAGCCTTCATGTTTGCATCATCAAGTGCATTTTTGGCTGCTTCGTATGCCATATCTGACGTATCCATCTCATCTGAAGCGATTCTCCGCTCCTCAATGCCAGTACGTGTACGAATCCATTCATCACTAGTGTCTACCATTTTCTCTAAATCTTTATTGGTTAGAACTTTTTCTGGAGCGTAGTGCCCTACGCCTAGGAATCCTGCGTTCATATATTCATCCCCTTAAAGGTAATATCTAATATCAATTCTTATGACTTGGTACTAATTTTAATTCATATTAAGGTTTTCTGCAAGTCTCCCCCTATGTTACTAAAAGGGGAGCACTGCCCACAAGACCAGCCTTTTCAGCTCATACGATACATGAAGGAGGTGCACTCATGGCTAAAAGAAATCGTCCGCCTTTTGAACAGTTTTTCAATAACTTTTCAAATGAGAATAAAGGAAAACAAGAACAGGAGCCTGCAAGCGTTGATTGGTCCGACTTAATTACCGAAGCTTCGAAAACTTGGAAATCCATTTCTCCGATCGTAAAACCAATGATAGATAAATTTAAAAAATAAAATAGACTTTGCGATAAAGCACAAAGTCTATTCGTTGGGAAGCTTTCCAGTTTTCATATACTGTTCGATCAAATCATCCATCTGCTTTTGGAAAGATTCAGGGATTTCGGGGCTGTATTCTCCCAGTTTAATGGCCCCGTCCTGAAAGTCAAACGTTAGCGGCTTACCAGGAAGTTCTCCTTCTACATATCGATCCATGGCCAGATTGTAAACCACATCAACCTTTTGGACAGTGCTCGTCAACACCGTATTTTCTGCCACAGAGGATTGATCAGATACATACCCGATTGCATAATGTCCATCCTTTTGAACTTCATTGATCACAGGAACATTAAAAATGTCTCCTGCAGGATAAAAGACATCAGCCCCTTCTTCTTCCATCTGTTCATACAGCATCCGTGCTTTATCCGTGTTTTCCCAGCTGTTGGTATAAGCGATATGGACATCTGCTTCAGGATTTTGATACATGACACCCTCATAAAAACCTTCTACTTCTGGCTGCCATTCAAAAGAAGCAATGATACCGATCAGATCTGCTTCTGTCATTTTCCCTGCAACCATACCTGCGAAGAATCCCATCGCATTGGCACTGAAATTCAAACTCGTCACATTTTCTGCAGTAAACTGACCATTAAAATAAATGAACTGAACATCTGGATATTGTTTATGAAGTTGTTGAAAATGTTTCCCATAAATGTTGCTGTGACCGAATATAATATTGACGCCTTTATTGACTAAATGATCGACAGCTTGAATAGTTTGGGAATAACTTTTAATTCCTTCTTTAAAGTAAATATCCACTCCATACTCGTCCTGAATGGATTGTAAGCCTTTATATCCCTGCTGGCCCCAGGCTTGATCGTGAATGGTCGTTTCGACAAGCATTCCTACTCGATTGGCTTGCCCGTTCCCTGATATTTGATTGCATCCAGTTAGAAGCAATAGTAGAGAGAGGAATAAGACGTATAGTGTTCTCACGTTAAGCACTCCTAATATCGCACTACTTGTATCCTCCCTTATTCTACCTTGCTTTAACACTGAAAGTAAATGTGTTTATTTACATAAGCCCCAAAGAAAGACTTAATGCGTGGCTTTTCCATACGGAATCTACATTTCTTCTTACTTCGTCCTCTGACTTTTCTTGCTCCACTTGAAAGTCATGGCCTTTTCCAATAACAAAAAAATGACATACTTTTTTCACAAAATCTGAAATGTACACAGCATCGTTCTTAAAAACCCATTGACATAAATCATCTGAATTGTGGATGTTCAACGCGGTAAGGTCCATCCATTCTCCATATAGTTCAGGCATCTCTATTCTCTTTGTCAGTGATTCTTCTGCCCCTTGCTTAATAATAAGAAGGCCGTCTTCTATATTCACTTTCCACTCCTCCGGCCCCGTCTGTAGATGTTTCTCTTTATCAATATGATTATAAAAATGCTGAAAATTACTATTCCGCCCTACGTACATATATAAATGATCACAAAGAAGATCATCCATACGATCGATACCGACAACTTCAAAGCCCTCTTGAAGAAGGCCTGTACTGATATGATATCCAATCCAATGAAAGCATGGGGATACGGTGATCATCATCCATCCTTCCCTCCTTCCTCATCTTTCTCATTTTATTCGCTGTCCTATAGAATGATGTTCCTAAAAGCGATTTCATATTTCTTTTTATAAAGAGTTCTGATAAGATAGAAACAGAATGTGTAAAATGAGGTGAGTAGTGATGCGGATCATTTGGACTATGATTTGGGCCTTTTTATTAAGTGCTATGGCTGTATATGTCATCAGTAATATGTCCGGAGGCCACTTTGATTTCCTCCAAGTTATTATTTTGACGGTGCTTTTCACAATAGCTGCCGTAGTACTTGGAGAAGGTGTCATAAAGGAAGAAGAGGCTTAAATAGTAAATTCCTGAAGCGTTGCTATCAGAAGATGGCAGCGTTTTTTCGTTGGTTTAAACAAGTCCTATTACATACATGGATCATTTACGAATGAATAACTTGACTTATTGCACATAAAAATCAACTAGCGATATAGTAAGGTCATGCATTTTCACTTTCTGCCAATTAGGAGGACAAACATACATGGAAGAAATATGGATACTTATCAAATACTTATTTCTTGGAATTTTCCAGGGGTTCACAGAACCTATTCCTATTTCGTCAAGTGGTCACTTAGTTATCTTACAAGATATCATCGGAATGGAATTTGATGGTTTACAATTCGAAGTACTTGTGAATTTCGGCTCTTTAGTCGCCGTATTAATCGTTTATCGAGACGACTTACTACGATTAACGAAGAACGGTATTGGTTATATAATTTCAAAGGATGAGCGTCAGAAGGATGAATTTGACTTCATTGTCTACTTGATCATCGGTACCATTCCTGCAGGTTTGTTAGGCATATTGCTTGGCGATGCGATTGAAGGATTATCTACAACTCAGACCGTGGGTATTACTCTCATTATCACGGGTATTGCCTTGTGGCTGATTCGAAACTTGCAAGGTAGAAAAGGGGAAGGTCAGCTCAACTGGAAGGATGCAATGATTGTTGGTTTAGGCCAGGCTGTTGCGCTTATTCCTGGCATTAGCCGCTCAGGAGCAACCATTGTAGCTGCCATGTTCCTAGGAATGAAGCGTGAAACGGCGCTGCGATTTTCTTTTTTACTGTACATTCCAGTCAGCTTGGGAACGATGCTCTTGTCGCTAGAAGAATTAGTTGCCAGCGCGGATTCTGCTGGGATTTGGGCAGGATACACGATCGCATTTCTTGGATCTGTGGTAGCCTCCTACTTTTCTTTAAGATGGTTTATGAACATTATGGAAAAAGGAAAGCTTAAATACTTTGCTTACTATTGTTTCATCGTAGGTGGATTAGTACTATTGGTTGTCTTATTGTAAAGATAACTCACTGACCATATAATATTCCTTAAGGAAGCTAGTCGCATAAAATTGACTAGCTTCCTTTTTCATTGCAGGTGTGTTTCTTATTACTGTTTATTCGATTAATATCAGCTATCTGGAGGACTAGATTTCAAGTTGTTAGAGGAAGTTAGGGGCGTTGGGAAAGGATTCGCTTTCCTGCGGGGGAACTGGCGAGCTTCCTCGGGCTGCGCTCTGTGGGATGAACAGGCTAGATGAGACCCCGGAAGACGAAGTCTGAGGAGGCTCACCACATGCCCACGGTAAGCGAGTCGTTTTCCCATCCATCATCATTTACACAAAAGCCTCGAAACTTAGACTTCAAGAGCAAAAGACGTAGTTGGTTGAAGGAAATTAAGAAATTGCAACGATTGAGTTTAGAAAAAGTCAGCCGTTTTGGCTGACTTTTATTATCCCCCGCTTACTGGAGGAATAAAGGCAATTGTGTCTCCGTCTTTCACTTCTGTTTCATTTTTTGCAAACTCCTCATTCACAGCAACCATTGAATGCTCTACGTTAGAAAGGGAATAAACTTTTTGAATAATCTCCTTGATCTCTTCAACTTTTTTCCCACTCATATTTAACTCGATGCTATCCTCGCCCATCTTTTCACGGAGCTCTGCAAAGAAAAGGATTTTGTTCATTTCATCGCCTCCTTGGATGGTATACCTGCTTTATTCTCCTTCTGATCACCAATCCACTTCTCACCGTTTTCCCAGTGCTCTTTTTTCCAGATCGGTACGATTTCCTTAATACGCTCGATTGCATAACGACTAGCTTCGTAGGAATCTGCTCTATGCGGAGTGGATACAGCGATAATGACTGCAATATCCGTAATGTCCAAACGACCAACCCGATGAACGATGGCCGTCTTGGAATCGGGCCATGTATTTTTTATCTCTTCTCCTATTTCAGAGAGTTTCTTTTCAGCCATTGGTTTATAAGCTTCATACTCTAAATAAAGAGTTCGTTTACCATGCGTAAACTCCCTGACAGTACCTATAAACGTATTGATAGCCCCTGCCTCTCGTCTCGTTACACGTTCGATTACCACTTGGACATCCAGCGGTTCTTCAGATATCCAAAAATCACTCATCAGGTTCTCCCCCTTTTGCCACAGTGTACACATCTGACATTCTTCTTCTCCATTCCCTCAATGTGTACACAGGAATAGAAAGATGATCGGTCAGATTTTCATTCCAAGTAATGACGAACTGGATGTTCGTAAGATCCAACAATTTTAAATCGTCCGCTCGCTTAATAATCACCGCCTTAGGGTAATGCTCGTATTTGAACCCTTCTACCACAATTAAATCGGGAGAAAAATTACGATATAATTCCACAAGATGATCAAGGGTGAATCCTTCAGGGTGGTTAAGTTCGAGTTGAAATCGTCTTGGACTATCAACACCTGTCATAAACGCCCCCGACTCATGTAAACGATAACTGTCCGTTTCATGATGCATAACTTTCAACGGTTCATCGTGGCCATGGTGTTTGATAGCAGCTACACGCTGCCCTCTAGCCGATCCATATGCGATAATTTCTGATAACAACGATGTCTTGCCTGTGTTTTTGTATCCTACGATTTGGAAGACCGGCGATTGTGTAGACATTGGCCTCTCCCCTCCTTCTATTAAGCTAAGCGTTATGTAAAAACCCCTGCCGTACGTCGGTGCGGCAGGGGTTAAAATGCTTATCCATTATTGGTATGCCGGATCAATCAGGTATACCTAATGCGATTTTTGCATAACGGCTCATGCGATCCTTCGTCCACGGTGGATTCCAAACGATATTCACCTGGACTTCATTAATTTCTGGTAAATCAGCTAAGCAGCGTTTCACATCTTGTTCAATATGACCAGCTAACGGGCAGCCCATCGCTGTTAATGTCATTGTAACTGTAGTATTCCCTTCGTCATCTATATCGACGCCGTAGACAAGGCCCAGGTTGACAATATCAATGCCAAGCTCAGGGTCAATGACATTTTCAAGGGCACCCATAGCATTTTCTTCAAGTGCTGTACTCACATTTGTTCCCCCTTCACTATTCTTCAAAACCTATTATAAACAAAAATAGAGGTAGAATAAAATATTCTCGGTTATCATAATACTAATTCTAACCAATTCACCATTTCAAGAACAGCGAATCGACTCACTTTATGATCTCTGCCTACCTCCCGCAAGAATCGAATGTTCTCTGGATTCTTGTAGTAATGGATAGCTTCATTATAAAAGTCATAAGAATGCTGGAAGGGCACAACCGGATCTACATCGCCATGCCAAAAAAATAGAGGCCTTCCATAAAGCTTCTCCATTTGACCTGATAAATCAATGCCTTCAAGCGATTTGTAAAGTTCTTCTAGCTGTTCCTGCTTTAGAGGAAGTGGAATTCCTGTCTGTT
It contains:
- a CDS encoding beta-ketoacyl-ACP synthase III, with translation MNAGFLGVGHYAPEKVLTNKDLEKMVDTSDEWIRTRTGIEERRIASDEMDTSDMAYEAAKNALDDANMKAEDLDMILVATVTPDTPFPSVATMLQHRLGARKVAAMDLSAACAGFMYGVITAEQFIKTNAYKNVLVVGVEKLSKITDWSDRNTCVLFGDGAGAAVIGPVSDDKGILSSELGSDGSGGPYLYQDDTLFMNGREVFKFAVRQMPESSVNVVKKIGLSEQDVDYLVPHQANIRIMEAARQRLGIPEEKMSTQVKRYGNTSSASIPIALSEDVKAGKIKDNDLVVLVGFGGGLTWGAVALRWGK
- a CDS encoding BMP family ABC transporter substrate-binding protein, coding for MRTLYVLFLSLLLLLTGCNQISGNGQANRVGMLVETTIHDQAWGQQGYKGLQSIQDEYGVDIYFKEGIKSYSQTIQAVDHLVNKGVNIIFGHSNIYGKHFQQLHKQYPDVQFIYFNGQFTAENVTSLNFSANAMGFFAGMVAGKMTEADLIGIIASFEWQPEVEGFYEGVMYQNPEADVHIAYTNSWENTDKARMLYEQMEEEGADVFYPAGDIFNVPVINEVQKDGHYAIGYVSDQSSVAENTVLTSTVQKVDVVYNLAMDRYVEGELPGKPLTFDFQDGAIKLGEYSPEIPESFQKQMDDLIEQYMKTGKLPNE
- a CDS encoding YjzD family protein → MRIIWTMIWAFLLSAMAVYVISNMSGGHFDFLQVIILTVLFTIAAVVLGEGVIKEEEA
- a CDS encoding undecaprenyl-diphosphate phosphatase; this encodes MEEIWILIKYLFLGIFQGFTEPIPISSSGHLVILQDIIGMEFDGLQFEVLVNFGSLVAVLIVYRDDLLRLTKNGIGYIISKDERQKDEFDFIVYLIIGTIPAGLLGILLGDAIEGLSTTQTVGITLIITGIALWLIRNLQGRKGEGQLNWKDAMIVGLGQAVALIPGISRSGATIVAAMFLGMKRETALRFSFLLYIPVSLGTMLLSLEELVASADSAGIWAGYTIAFLGSVVASYFSLRWFMNIMEKGKLKYFAYYCFIVGGLVLLVVLL
- the moaD gene encoding molybdopterin converting factor subunit 1 produces the protein MNKILFFAELREKMGEDSIELNMSGKKVEEIKEIIQKVYSLSNVEHSMVAVNEEFAKNETEVKDGDTIAFIPPVSGG
- a CDS encoding molybdenum cofactor biosynthesis protein MoaE — translated: MSDFWISEEPLDVQVVIERVTRREAGAINTFIGTVREFTHGKRTLYLEYEAYKPMAEKKLSEIGEEIKNTWPDSKTAIVHRVGRLDITDIAVIIAVSTPHRADSYEASRYAIERIKEIVPIWKKEHWENGEKWIGDQKENKAGIPSKEAMK
- the mobB gene encoding molybdopterin-guanine dinucleotide biosynthesis protein B, which produces MSTQSPVFQIVGYKNTGKTSLLSEIIAYGSARGQRVAAIKHHGHDEPLKVMHHETDSYRLHESGAFMTGVDSPRRFQLELNHPEGFTLDHLVELYRNFSPDLIVVEGFKYEHYPKAVIIKRADDLKLLDLTNIQFVITWNENLTDHLSIPVYTLREWRRRMSDVYTVAKGGEPDE
- a CDS encoding metal-sulfur cluster assembly factor, producing the protein MSTALEENAMGALENVIDPELGIDIVNLGLVYGVDIDDEGNTTVTMTLTAMGCPLAGHIEQDVKRCLADLPEINEVQVNIVWNPPWTKDRMSRYAKIALGIPD